The following proteins come from a genomic window of Pyxidicoccus sp. MSG2:
- a CDS encoding acyl-CoA carboxylase subunit beta: MSQDSKLLEKIAQVEKGGAQKYHAKNTEAGKLFARERIRLLVDEGSFVEDAKLANNLDPELPSDGVVIGLGKVAGRTVAIMANDSTVKAGSWGARTVEKILRIQETARSLRCPLFYLVDSAGARITDQVEMFPGRRGAGRIFYNEVHMSGFVPQVCLLFGPSAAGGAYIPAFCDLVIMVDGNASMYLGSPRMAEMVIGEKVTLEEMGGAKMHCSISGVGDVLVKTEQEAIAAAKKYIGFFPENFSQRAPVAPAIAPLASGKRVDEIVPADQNKPFDMHALIKELIDEDSWFEVKKLFAQELITGLARIDGMPVGIVANQPKYKGGVLFVDSADKAARFIWLCDAFNIPLLYLADVPGFMIGTKVERAGIIRAGAKMISAVSEASVPKICVVVRKAYGAGLYAMSGPGFAPDATLALPGAMIAVMGPEAAVNAVYYNKIQELPEADRPAYVQKLRDEYKADVDIYKLASELIIDEIVPGDSLRQELTQRYRLYAQRHQPRAEKKHGVYPV; this comes from the coding sequence ATGTCCCAAGACTCGAAGCTGCTGGAGAAGATCGCGCAGGTGGAGAAGGGTGGCGCGCAGAAGTACCACGCGAAGAACACGGAGGCGGGCAAGCTGTTCGCCCGTGAGCGCATCCGCCTGCTGGTGGATGAGGGCTCCTTCGTGGAGGACGCGAAGCTCGCCAACAACCTGGACCCCGAGCTGCCCTCGGATGGCGTCGTCATCGGCCTGGGCAAGGTCGCCGGTCGCACCGTGGCCATCATGGCCAACGACTCCACGGTGAAGGCCGGAAGCTGGGGCGCCCGCACGGTGGAGAAGATCCTCCGCATCCAGGAGACGGCCCGCTCGCTGCGCTGCCCGCTCTTCTACCTGGTGGACTCCGCCGGTGCGCGCATCACCGACCAGGTGGAGATGTTCCCCGGCCGTCGTGGCGCCGGCCGCATCTTCTACAACGAAGTGCACATGTCCGGCTTCGTGCCGCAGGTGTGTCTGCTCTTCGGGCCCTCCGCCGCGGGCGGCGCGTACATCCCCGCCTTCTGCGACCTGGTCATCATGGTGGATGGCAACGCCTCCATGTACCTGGGCAGCCCCCGCATGGCGGAGATGGTGATTGGCGAGAAGGTGACGCTCGAGGAGATGGGCGGCGCGAAGATGCACTGCTCCATCTCCGGCGTCGGCGACGTGCTGGTGAAGACGGAGCAGGAGGCCATCGCCGCGGCGAAGAAGTACATCGGCTTCTTCCCGGAGAACTTCAGCCAGCGCGCGCCCGTGGCCCCCGCGATTGCACCCCTGGCCAGTGGCAAGCGCGTGGACGAAATCGTCCCCGCGGACCAGAACAAGCCCTTCGACATGCATGCGCTCATCAAGGAGCTCATCGACGAGGACAGCTGGTTCGAGGTGAAGAAGCTCTTCGCGCAGGAGCTCATCACCGGCCTCGCCCGCATCGACGGCATGCCCGTGGGCATCGTCGCCAACCAGCCCAAGTACAAGGGCGGCGTGCTGTTCGTGGACAGCGCGGACAAGGCGGCGCGCTTCATCTGGCTGTGTGATGCATTCAACATCCCGCTGCTCTACCTGGCGGACGTGCCGGGCTTCATGATCGGCACCAAGGTGGAGCGGGCCGGCATCATCCGCGCCGGCGCGAAGATGATTTCCGCCGTGTCCGAGGCCAGCGTCCCGAAGATCTGCGTGGTGGTCCGCAAGGCCTACGGCGCCGGCCTGTACGCCATGAGCGGTCCCGGCTTCGCGCCGGACGCCACCCTGGCGCTGCCCGGGGCGATGATCGCCGTCATGGGCCCGGAGGCGGCGGTGAACGCCGTCTACTACAACAAGATTCAGGAGCTGCCCGAGGCGGACCGCCCGGCCTACGTCCAGAAGCTGCGCGACGAGTACAAGGCCGACGTGGACATCTACAAGCTGGCCAGCGAGCTGATCATCGACGAGATCGTCCCCGGTGACAGCCTGCGTCAGGAGCTGACCCAGCGTTATCGGCTGTACGCCCAGCGCCACCAGCCCCGTGCCGAGAAGAAGCACGGTGTCTATCCCGTCTGA
- a CDS encoding class I SAM-dependent methyltransferase, protein MSFFGELYLRSTLPFLSEAVTAREVEYLAHAFADVPGPAPVVDLGCGHGRHAARLNASGTLAGRVIGLELDALSLSMRRPGFPAVQGDLRALPFQEASVAGAYAWYSTLFAFTDEEHVHILREVARVLRPGGRLVFQTVPYERLVESPAAAFQQTLPDGSILEEQSRFDAVTGRDEGQRTLTLPTGRRLTASYAIRYYPLAELTRLLESTGFSRAWVHGGLDGGPPTSRSTDLIVGAALRKR, encoded by the coding sequence GTGTCCTTCTTCGGAGAGCTCTACCTTCGCAGCACGCTGCCCTTCCTCTCGGAGGCCGTCACGGCCCGGGAAGTGGAGTACCTCGCTCACGCCTTCGCGGACGTGCCGGGCCCCGCCCCGGTGGTGGACCTGGGCTGCGGCCATGGCCGCCACGCGGCGCGGCTCAATGCCAGTGGCACCCTGGCCGGTCGCGTCATCGGTCTGGAATTAGACGCGCTGTCGCTTTCCATGCGGCGGCCGGGGTTTCCCGCGGTGCAGGGCGACCTCCGGGCACTGCCGTTCCAGGAGGCTTCAGTGGCCGGGGCCTACGCCTGGTACTCGACACTCTTCGCCTTCACGGATGAGGAGCACGTGCACATCCTGCGCGAGGTGGCGCGGGTGCTGCGGCCGGGAGGGAGGCTGGTGTTCCAGACGGTGCCGTACGAGCGATTGGTGGAGTCACCGGCGGCGGCGTTCCAGCAGACGCTGCCGGACGGAAGCATCTTGGAAGAGCAGAGCCGGTTCGACGCGGTTACGGGTAGGGACGAGGGACAGCGGACGCTCACCCTACCGACCGGTCGGCGTCTCACCGCGTCATATGCCATCCGCTACTATCCCCTTGCGGAACTGACACGTCTGTTGGAAAGCACGGGGTTTTCCAGGGCCTGGGTGCACGGTGGGCTGGACGGTGGGCCACCGACATCGCGGTCGACCGATTTGATTGTGGGAGCAGCGCTTCGAAAGCGCTGA
- a CDS encoding TIM44-like domain-containing protein gives MSLRFAPRRLYRWAPWLPSALALVALLAPLLALARGGGGEHYTRPSSRDDGGGGDGGIPLWLIYELFSLVFRYPKVMLPLLAIGFGIWWFYKRNLHPDATTRRALDQRDADRRTQVGQRDVQGWVNALKLKDPAFELQAVLDKTRWLFMELQKAWFLRDMTPVRPFLSDATWQRFNVQLKLLESQGVRDAITDIQVLDLQLIGLTQSQWFDSIQLRVQARMRDTDVPASFTDAQATDAARKAPNESFTEVWTFVRKPGVQTKPGEDLYQGKCPNCGAPFAGGAANKCEYCNAVVNSGNYDWTLSEITQGVEHVRYHKTVDGLREAREADPALNLEILEDRASLLFWKWIDSQSRGDAKTLSKVANTEAVQRLGSELEDLRRKGRRRVFLECAVGAADVTSLQVNPQGYDVAHVDVRWSARMGVGPLNEKPPRLPTVPQRFVFSLVRRHGAQTNADNGMSTDRCPNCNATLTDSAATTCDFCNTQLGTGERDWVLASALPYEAWNVEQDQRYQANVLRKAVATERDRERVPSPGADVVMDVQERQRLLYMMAAIAAADGEVTSSERKLLKLCSERWGVEWSNVEMALGAGTQLFDRLVPRGSPEAELILRNIVEIAMVDGRIDRKERRMLETAAAHLGLQEKLSSMLGEL, from the coding sequence ATGTCCCTGCGCTTCGCGCCTCGTCGTCTCTACCGGTGGGCCCCCTGGCTGCCGTCCGCGCTCGCCCTGGTGGCCCTGCTTGCTCCCCTGCTGGCCCTGGCCCGGGGCGGCGGTGGCGAGCACTACACCCGTCCCTCCTCGCGCGACGATGGGGGCGGGGGCGACGGGGGCATCCCCCTCTGGCTCATCTACGAGCTGTTCTCGCTCGTCTTCCGCTACCCCAAGGTGATGCTGCCGCTGCTCGCCATCGGGTTCGGCATCTGGTGGTTCTACAAGCGAAACCTGCACCCGGACGCCACGACCCGGCGCGCCCTGGACCAGCGCGACGCGGACCGGCGCACGCAGGTGGGCCAACGGGACGTGCAGGGGTGGGTGAATGCCCTCAAGCTGAAGGACCCCGCCTTCGAGCTGCAAGCCGTGCTCGACAAGACGCGGTGGCTCTTCATGGAGCTGCAGAAGGCGTGGTTCCTGCGGGACATGACGCCGGTGCGGCCCTTCCTCTCGGACGCCACGTGGCAGCGCTTCAACGTGCAGCTCAAGCTCCTGGAGTCCCAGGGCGTGCGCGATGCGATTACCGACATCCAGGTGCTGGACCTCCAGCTCATCGGCCTCACGCAGAGTCAGTGGTTCGACAGCATCCAGCTTCGCGTCCAGGCGCGGATGCGCGACACGGACGTGCCCGCCTCGTTCACCGACGCGCAGGCCACGGACGCGGCGCGCAAGGCGCCCAACGAGTCCTTCACCGAGGTGTGGACCTTCGTGCGCAAGCCCGGCGTGCAGACGAAGCCAGGCGAGGACCTGTACCAGGGCAAGTGCCCCAACTGCGGCGCGCCGTTCGCCGGCGGCGCGGCGAACAAGTGCGAGTACTGCAACGCGGTGGTGAACTCCGGTAACTACGACTGGACGCTGTCGGAGATCACGCAGGGCGTGGAGCACGTGCGCTACCACAAGACGGTGGACGGCCTGCGCGAGGCGCGCGAGGCGGACCCCGCGCTCAACCTGGAGATTCTGGAGGACCGCGCGTCGCTGCTGTTCTGGAAGTGGATTGACTCGCAGAGCCGTGGGGACGCGAAGACCCTGTCGAAGGTGGCCAACACGGAGGCCGTGCAGCGGTTGGGCTCGGAGCTGGAGGACCTGCGCCGCAAGGGCCGGCGCCGTGTCTTCCTGGAGTGCGCGGTGGGCGCGGCGGATGTCACCTCCTTGCAGGTGAACCCTCAGGGGTACGACGTGGCGCACGTGGACGTGCGCTGGAGCGCGCGCATGGGCGTGGGCCCGCTGAATGAGAAGCCTCCGAGGCTTCCCACCGTGCCACAGCGCTTCGTCTTCTCGCTGGTGCGCAGGCACGGCGCACAGACGAACGCCGACAACGGCATGTCTACGGACCGCTGCCCCAACTGCAACGCGACGCTCACCGACAGCGCCGCCACTACGTGCGACTTCTGCAACACGCAGTTGGGCACCGGCGAGCGGGACTGGGTGCTCGCGTCCGCCCTGCCCTACGAGGCGTGGAACGTGGAGCAGGACCAGCGGTACCAGGCCAACGTGCTCCGCAAGGCCGTGGCCACCGAGAGAGACAGGGAGCGAGTGCCCTCCCCTGGCGCCGACGTCGTCATGGACGTGCAGGAGCGTCAGCGACTGCTCTACATGATGGCGGCCATCGCCGCGGCCGACGGCGAGGTGACGTCGAGTGAGCGCAAGCTGCTGAAGCTGTGTTCGGAGCGCTGGGGCGTGGAGTGGTCCAACGTGGAGATGGCGTTGGGTGCGGGCACGCAGCTCTTTGACCGGCTGGTGCCGCGCGGCTCTCCGGAGGCCGAGCTCATCCTCCGCAACATCGTGGAGATTGCGATGGTGGACGGCCGCATCGACCGCAAGGAGCGGCGGATGCTCGAGACGGCCGCTGCGCACCTGGGGTTGCAGGAGAAGCTGTCCTCCATGCTTGGCGAGTTGTAG
- a CDS encoding hydroxymethylglutaryl-CoA lyase yields the protein MDPNQNSRAHTGWLGQLPKRVDVYEVGPRDGLQNELRTLPTRDKARLIDALVSAGEKRIEVTSFVSPKWIPQLADAEELLRLVGRREGVVFSALVPNLKGLERAKDAGLEEAAVFISASEAHSKKNINKSIAEALAGAREVTAAALAAGMRVRGYLSTVWGCPYEGHVPVERVVDICRQLVDAGLYQLSLGDTIGVGTPRQTEGILEALLKHIPVEKLALHMHDTRGTALANALVGLSAGVTTFDASIGGLGGCPYAPGAAGNLATEDAVFMLHGMGVETGINLDRLVEAGEIAQELIGRKLAGKYLQAALGEREKKASRRVQSAQT from the coding sequence GTGGATCCGAACCAGAATTCCCGAGCGCATACAGGCTGGCTGGGCCAGCTCCCGAAGCGGGTCGACGTCTACGAGGTCGGCCCCCGGGATGGCCTGCAGAACGAGCTGCGCACGCTGCCCACGCGGGACAAGGCGCGGCTCATCGACGCGCTGGTCTCCGCGGGCGAGAAGCGCATCGAGGTGACGTCGTTCGTGTCACCCAAGTGGATTCCGCAGCTCGCGGACGCGGAGGAGTTGCTGCGCCTCGTGGGGCGGCGGGAGGGCGTGGTGTTCTCCGCGCTCGTGCCCAACCTCAAGGGACTGGAGCGCGCGAAGGACGCGGGCCTGGAGGAGGCAGCGGTCTTCATCTCCGCGTCCGAGGCGCACTCGAAGAAGAACATCAACAAGAGCATCGCCGAGGCCCTGGCGGGCGCGCGCGAGGTGACGGCGGCGGCGCTCGCGGCGGGCATGCGCGTGCGCGGCTACCTGTCCACCGTGTGGGGCTGCCCGTATGAGGGACATGTCCCGGTGGAGCGGGTGGTGGACATCTGCCGCCAGCTCGTGGACGCGGGCCTGTATCAGCTCAGCCTGGGGGACACGATTGGCGTGGGGACGCCGAGGCAGACCGAGGGAATCCTCGAGGCGCTGCTGAAGCACATCCCCGTGGAGAAGCTCGCGCTGCACATGCACGACACGCGCGGCACCGCGCTGGCGAATGCGCTGGTGGGACTGTCCGCGGGCGTGACGACGTTCGACGCGAGCATCGGTGGACTGGGTGGGTGCCCCTACGCTCCGGGCGCGGCGGGCAACCTGGCCACCGAGGACGCCGTGTTCATGCTGCACGGCATGGGCGTGGAGACGGGCATCAACCTGGACCGGCTGGTGGAGGCCGGGGAGATTGCCCAGGAGCTCATCGGCCGGAAGCTGGCCGGCAAGTACCTGCAGGCTGCGCTCGGTGAGCGGGAGAAGAAGGCGTCCCGTCGCGTACAGAGCGCGCAGACCTGA
- a CDS encoding YtxH domain-containing protein yields the protein MFAAKRGKWMAKGLAKSDLYRKWMAHKLIDELPRAARNRWDDFDPDDVLNLVGLTTRKPATLGLGGLGVFILGVAAGGVAALLLAPKTGTELRTTVKDRAIGYMNKQGVNVGPEKTASA from the coding sequence ATGTTCGCAGCGAAGAGAGGCAAGTGGATGGCGAAGGGGTTGGCCAAGAGCGACCTGTACCGCAAGTGGATGGCTCACAAGCTGATCGACGAGCTTCCCCGCGCCGCCAGGAACAGGTGGGACGACTTCGACCCGGACGACGTCCTGAATCTGGTGGGGTTGACCACCCGCAAGCCCGCGACGCTGGGCCTGGGGGGCCTGGGCGTCTTCATCCTCGGCGTGGCCGCGGGTGGCGTGGCGGCGCTGCTCCTCGCCCCGAAGACGGGCACGGAGCTGCGCACCACGGTGAAGGACCGGGCCATCGGCTACATGAACAAGCAGGGCGTCAACGTCGGCCCCGAGAAGACCGCCAGCGCCTGA
- a CDS encoding enoyl-CoA hydratase-related protein, protein MPEFKVDARGAIEIWTIDGEGRRNAISRAMLKELGDLVARVSSNRQVRAVIITGAGDKAFCAGADLKERATMAEDDVRAFLDGLRRTFRAIEKSDCVFIAAVNGAAFGGGTELALACDLRVAAPAAEMGLTETRLGIIPGGGGTQRLSRLIGVGRAKDLILTARSVNAAEAFSIGMVNRLAPEGHLLEVAFGLAESVVKNAPLAVGTAKHAIDEGTGLELDDALALELRKYEEILKTEDRLEGLRAFAEKRAPVYKGR, encoded by the coding sequence ATGCCGGAATTCAAGGTCGACGCACGGGGTGCCATCGAGATCTGGACCATCGACGGCGAGGGCCGCCGCAACGCCATCAGCCGGGCCATGCTGAAGGAGCTGGGCGACCTGGTCGCCCGCGTGTCCTCGAACCGCCAGGTGCGCGCCGTCATCATCACCGGCGCGGGCGACAAGGCCTTCTGCGCGGGCGCGGACCTCAAGGAGCGCGCCACCATGGCCGAGGACGACGTCCGCGCCTTCCTCGACGGGCTGCGCCGCACCTTCCGCGCGATTGAAAAGAGCGACTGTGTCTTCATCGCCGCCGTCAACGGCGCGGCCTTTGGCGGCGGCACCGAGCTGGCGCTGGCGTGCGACCTCCGCGTCGCCGCTCCCGCCGCGGAAATGGGGCTGACGGAGACGCGGCTGGGCATCATCCCTGGCGGTGGCGGGACGCAGCGGCTGTCCCGGCTCATCGGCGTGGGCCGGGCGAAGGATCTCATCCTCACCGCGCGCAGCGTCAACGCGGCCGAGGCCTTCAGCATCGGCATGGTCAACCGGCTCGCTCCGGAGGGGCACCTGCTGGAGGTGGCCTTCGGGCTGGCGGAGTCGGTGGTGAAGAACGCGCCGCTCGCCGTGGGCACGGCCAAGCACGCCATCGACGAGGGCACCGGCCTGGAGCTGGACGACGCGCTCGCGCTGGAGCTGCGCAAGTACGAGGAGATCCTCAAGACGGAGGACCGGCTCGAGGGCCTGCGCGCCTTCGCGGAGAAGCGCGCGCCCGTCTACAAGGGCCGGTAG